In Cervus elaphus chromosome 31, mCerEla1.1, whole genome shotgun sequence, one DNA window encodes the following:
- the LOC122687292 gene encoding glycine cleavage system H protein, mitochondrial-like — protein MNCDEPEDHYVSFKFPCHGRGALGAARSVRAAVGSLRAISAASAPCSPRPWGLRAGAVRALRTGPALLSVWKFTEKHEWVTTENGVGTMGISNFAQEALGDVVYCSLPEVGTKLNEQEELGALESVKAAGELYSPLSGEVTEINTALAENPGLVNKSCYEDGWLIKMTFSNPSELDELMSEEAYEKYIKSIEE, from the coding sequence TTAAATTTCCATGTCACGGCCGGGGTGCTCTAGGTGCCGCGCGGAGCGTGCGGGCCGCGGTCGGCAGCCTGCGCGCCATCTCTGCAGCCAGCGCGCCCTGCTCGCCGAGGCCCTGGGGACTGCGGGCGGGTGCCGTCCGGGCACTGCGCACCGGCCCTGCTCTGCTGTCGGTGTggaaattcacagaaaaacaTGAATGGGTAACAACAGAAAACGGTGTTGGAACAATGGGAATCAGCAATTTTGCACAGGAAGCTTTGGGAGATGTTGTGTACTGTAGTCTGCCTGAAGTTGGGACAAAGTTGAACGAACAAGAGGAGTTGGGTGCTTTGGAAAGTGTGAAAGCTGCTGGTGAACTCTATTCCCCTCTATCAGGAGAAGTAACTGAAATTAATACAGCCCTAGCAGAAAATCCAGGACTTGTCAACAAGTCTTGTTATGAAGATGGTTGGCTGATCAAGATGACATTCAGTAACCCTTCAGAACTAGATGAACTCATGAGTGaagaagcatatgaaaaatacataaaatctatTGAGGAATGA